The window TGACTTGATTTAATGTTTATTATAGTTTAGTTTGTTATAGTTATgagtttcatttatttgtttattttatttcaaatacaacatttttacatgtttctGTTATTAGTTACTACTGATACCAATGTAATTGCCATTAAAGCTTAGTGTTTGAAACTGATTTTATATTTGCTGTTTGGTTTAAGTGTTAGTCAACATTAATTGTAACATTTTCCACAAAACATTTGGGTCACAAAATATCTTAAATATCTAAATTAGTTAAAGGTGTTGGtttgtttaatgtttattttgaaataacaCATGATATATTAGATGTTTTAACTCTCAAATAATGGAATCTGCTTCAAAAATCCAGAAGCAAATGGTAGCGGTAGTGTTATTAGAGGAATCAATAGTATCTGACTATTTcttttcatgtactgtatgtgtcaattttttaatgcttgtATGTGATTTGTTTGGTAAGGGAACTACAGCATTGTTCACCTTTGGATTCTAAGTCAGCAAAAAATACTGGTAATACTAAAGGCATTTGTCCAAGGAATACCTCTGGAATGATACATCATAATAATCTGCCTGCACCAACTTCTAAAAATATCTCCACCATCCACCACCAGAGTAAACTTTCAAGTCTGCTTAGTTCCACTGCCTGAGTCTATTTTGAGGAGCTCTACAGGCTTAAGAATTGGTTTTGAAACTGCATTGCAAGTAGAGCTTTACGGGTCTTCCTCTGATTGATTCAAAATGTCACAGGCCCCGTTCTGCCCCTAGGCATCCACAATCCGACAGCTGTGCCTGGGAGGCCCTGAGTGAATGTGTTAAACCTGCACAGTAGTTTACAGAAGACATGTGACCTCCACCCTACCTCCAGACATACTCCATCACAGGTGTCCAATGCTAAACAATGTCCTGCCCATGCCTGGTGTGGAATCCGCTCCCTGCCCCATCCGTACAGCTTTCTGGCCTTTGCCTGGTCAATGAAAAGAACATGAAGCGCAACACCTGCAGATGAGATCACAACAGTGTCTACATGCATATTACACAAGATGCAGGTcaagcagaaataaaataagCTCTCACGTGtgcagtgaaaacaaaaaaaaacgtggtCCCAATGAACACAATCAATTAATAAATCCAAAACAAGTACTATTCAGGTTGAATGGACAGAGATGAAGGCTAAATCCTAAAGGCTTTGGATTGTTATCTTTAGGGGACACACTATTACATATTTTGACCTAGGCGGCTCTCAAACAATGAGAACAAGAATGCAAAGTATTTCAGTTCTAATAACAAGGGAGCAGTGAATAGGGCAACCTTGATTTTCTCAAAAGCTTAGTGGCCTGTGAAGCCTCCATAATGCAATTTATAGTATGGTCACATAATAAttccttctttaaaaaaattaatattataGCATGAGATTATTAGCTTGCAAAATCAAATGGGTGTACTGTAGAACACCTGCACTGACATGGCACTTTTTACGTGAAGTGATGTATTTTGCAGTCAAGATGACAATATGAATCCGCTTTTTGCTTCTATACAACTCAGGAGCAAACGTGCTACATAATGTTTCTGACAAGTTTTGTGATGTAGCATGTCTTAAAGATAAAGCAATGCAGGCAAAATGTCTAAATCTATTTAGCTgcgctgtaatgttaccctgtCTTTTATCTGAATGGAATATTGTTTTGTCTTGAGGAGAAAGATGTTTCTGCTGGCATACCAATAAGTGAGAGCTGCAGCGTGACAGTGATAGTTGAGGGCGATGGGCATCAGCATCGAGGCAAGGCAAAACTGTAATGAGGAGAGGGTGGGGGTCCAATTCTGGAAGATTCTGCAGCAATCTTACGAGTGGACCCCATTTCATTCGTTGATTGTGGGGACTGTTTCTCTGAGCTAGCTAGGTGGGTTAGCCTTCCCTGTCAAAGCCACAACTGTGGTGGGGACAAAAGGTTTTAGGGTGAGTTTTCTGGCCATCGTTTTAGTATACATGCTTGCTTGTCACCATCAAAATCTACGGGAATGTGTATATTTCTAGATGTGTTGGTTTGACTTGACGTTGCATGCTAATTTCCCATTGATTTTCCTTttcatctaacgttagctagcgttagctaaactACGTAaccagctagctaacgttagttaagCTGATGATGAGCCAGGCTAACGACAAAGCATCGGATATCTAACTACTGGTATTACATAATTACCGTTACAGGTAGTTAAAGTCACGCATGTTAACTAGCTAACGCACTAAGACAGCTGGCGTCGGCTGCACACTAGCTAACCTAGCTAAGGAGAAACAACAGTAGCTAGCTAGATCACTAGCTACTAGCTTGCATGAAtacatgctaacgttagcttgcgtGCTAGCTAAGTGTCAGCACGTGTAACGTTGCTGGATGCCGCAGAGATGTAGCGCTAGCAGTCAGCCCTAACGTCAACTACCAGTGCTATGTCACCGCTTACAATATCCAAATTGTCATATCGTCGTTAGCATTTCGTGTGACTTAAGACAAAACAACGCTGTTGATTGATACCATTTATTTTGCCAACATGAAATGGCTTGGAAGTTAACGTATCCAACAATGTTGCCTGAAAGCGTTCATAGCGACAttcagctaacgttagttaacgTCGTTTATAGCCAGCATCAACATCGGCATATCTTTGTTTGACGCTAGCTAAGTATGAACCACCCTGTCCACACAAGTCATCTCATCAATACGAGATGAAAAAAAGGAGTAGGATATActctaaaatgtgtttattacaGAGCCAATGACTGGAATAGACTGATACCTCCTCCCCTCTGCAAAGATGTCAAGTAAGGATCTGGAAGGGTTTTAGCTAGTTGTGATTTAAAGCTCTCTTTGTAAGTGATGCATGTTCAAATACATCCGAGCTGCTGTTTCCATAAATCCATGTTAAGTGATACCATAACACTTCAATATCAAGTCTATTAATAATTAACAGATAATTGATTTGgctattttaatattgtttatgaaataaagtatttttaatgAAGAAATCACTGGAAAATAATGAGGTTCAGCTCAAAATTAAGTTGGAGCATTAAAAATATTGCTGGTTTCATTTGGATCTTTTCTTTCACAACAGAGAGACCATCCTatgcccctccccctccccctgcccCTGCAACTGTAAGTATTCCTAATCATACCCTGTATTTAAAGACTGCAATTTATTTGGTTATCACCAATTAAGCTTATGTTGCTGTTTGGAGACTTAATGTTAGTACATGCTATTAGTAcacaattttatatatatatatatNNNNNNNNNNATATAAAAATTAGATATTTTGGATAAGAGATCATCTTTTGTTGTTGAATCCACAACCCCTTTCAGTGGCACAGACTGATGTGCTGATACACCACTGCTTCTGAATTTCCTTATAGCCTCAGCATGAAtgcaagtttgtttttttaatttgcattttaccAGCTTTTTTCATTGGTCTCTTTAAATTTTTTGTCTTTGGGTTTTCCCTCTTTTATGTCATTTGTCATTCATATTTCTGTCTCATTTATTTCCATCAGCAAATGCCCAACACTGCCGGGTTTGTGGGGTACAACCCATACAGCCATCTGGCCTACAACAACTACAGACTGGGAGGGAGCCAAAGCAGCAACAGTCGGGTAACGGTATGGATATAATATAGAGAAAACGGGGACTAAAAACGTTACGCAAACCCAAGTGGAAAAATTAAAATCTGTTACAGCTCACTTTTAGAGTTCAAGTTTGAAACAATAATCAACTTGCTAAGTCAAAGAAAGACACTGCAGAAACCTCTGTGAGCATCAATATCTTTTGGGCTTTTCACAAGGTCAACCTTTGCTTTGTTCAGAGCATGATATTGGATATTCAGTATTTGTCCAAAGAGTGGATGCTGCAGAGTAGTCCGTTTGAGAAGCCTAACTCATTCCATCAGTGAGAATGAATCTGAAATGCATATCACTCCAAACTCCCTCTGCGGTCTCCATCACAGTGCAGACTGGCCAAGAGTGTGTATTTAAATTCCACCTGCCTAAGTCTGCATCTCTGACAGATATATAAAGTAACCCATGCCATCATGTGTTGCCATGGTATTACAGACCTGCTGCATGGCTCTGGCTGCTGAACAGTAATTTAGTCGCTGCATGCGAGCTGTGGTTGGCTAACTCTGGTAATGGCATTATGGGCAAATCTCAGCGTAAGtgagattattttgtatttttgtcacaGTCAGCGCTATTCCATTGTACTCTGTGGGGTTCCTGACTTGTGCATGGCCTCAAACTTTCATTAATTAAATCAAGTTAATTGAAGTGATAAGAAATTACTTTGATGAATCTTGTATTTGATTTTAAGTCACTTTTTNNNNNNNNNNTTTTTACAGTTTTATGTCAAATTACTTAACCATGCGCCTGCATGTAATTTCAGGAGCTGTAGTCAGCCTAGCGAGAGTGTTTAAATGGTTGCCTGAGAACTCCACAGCAACCGTGCCTTAAAGTGACTTTTCTGTCTTTACCAGAATTCCTCTGGAATTAATATCCCCAAGCCACCCAAGCCACCTGATAAGCCATTGATGCCATATATGAGATATAGTCGCAAGGTAAGTACACAGTGTGTGACTGCTGCCTTTTGCATCATCATGTGCTCTGTTGGAAGAAAGGAATGCTTTGCTTTTAAGATACTCCATCAGCTCAGAGGAAGTAAGACATACATGTTGTTTCAGACACTAATAGTTTATTGAGGTAGGTGTGAAGCCAAATCAAGCCAGCTTAGCTAGGACTGTCCACAACACATAGTGGGATTCATCACCATGGAGATGAAGTTTAAAGCACACGGCCTCCTCTGGTTTGTGACCTCTCTGCAAAGAGATAACCACATATAGCCCCTCCAACCCAACCCCACACCCATGTCTGGTTCTCATCACCAGGTTTGGGATCAAGTAAAAGCCTCCAATCCTGATCTGAAGCTATGGGAAATTGGGAAGATAATCGGTGGCATGTGGAGGGACCTCACTGATGAGGAGAAACAGGATTATTTGAATGACTACGAAGCAGAGAAGGTTGGTTGTTTTACAAGGGGTGTTTAAGGGGTTTTTCTGATGGGTGACCAGTAGATGTGTCTCCAACTGTTGTGGGTCCCTCCTGTCATCATTCCtgccttttctcttttctcctctttccttATTATGTAGTAGTTGATAGAAACAAGGGCCCATGTTGTGTCTGCTTGTCATCTGTTTCCTCGTCATTCCTGTCATCTCTTCCACCATAGATTGAGTATAATGAGAGCATGAAGGCCTATCACAACTCGCCAGCCTACCTGGCTTACGTCAATGCAAAAAGCCGGGCCGAGGCAGCTCTGGAAGAGGAGAGCCGCCAAAGGCAGTCCAGACTGGACAAGGGCGAGCCCTACATGAGCATTCAGCCAGCAGAGGATCCAGATGGTAAGGCTACTCAGCTCCCTGTGACAGAGCTGTAATTACTGTAGCACGACCACACAGAGCTgccagtccacacacacacccagaaaCTGTGTTATCTCTCCCTCCCCATTTCTGCGTTTAAGCTGCAAAATGGAACAGcatttctctttattttgcacaactgtttacattttgtaGTATTCTTGGCCTTGGTTTagacataattgcaaaatttacattcttttctctgttgttttaAAGACTGACACGCACACATGTTGCATACACAAGCCAGAAGAAGACGTCTGAGTTACACCCACCTCAAGGAAATGATGCCTGTCTGGGGTCCGGCTGGGTTACAGTGGAAGATAATGATGTACAGGAAAACTACAGATAAAACCAATTGCTATTTAGAAACACCCCAGACCATAAAAATGTCAGAGCTGGTATCCCAGTTGGTTATGTTCTCCACAGACTGCACGTATGTCAATGATTAAATAAGATTTAGCTCTTTGGGTGGCTAAATACTCAGAGATTGCAACTGTATTTGTTAATAAATACAGTCTTAAAGAAATTCTACTCCAAGCTGCTGCCATTTACCGGTTTCATCTAAACATCAgaagaacaaaaatacacacataacatttttttatcatGCTAGGGATAAGTCTGTATTCTGGTTACGTTCAGCAGAAGAACCAACCAGCAAGACTAAATTAGCTATATTTGTCATGGTTGTAATTTCATTGGGACAATATTTAGCATTCAGGATGTgccatgttttatttcaaaatctGTAATGCAAAATAATCTGAAACAAGATTAATCGTTCAGAGTTAGTACTGCACGATTTGGAGAAAAAGTAATTTCTGATTGTGAAATGTTATGAGTTTACTCGATTATCAAGGAAAATACAGTCAATAAGCTACTAAAATTtgtaaatgtgtacattttatcTGGAACATAGTTAAATGAGCAGtagaagaaatataaaaaatgtagtagttaaaaaaattaaaaatacattttgtatgcCCTTATAAACAATGATACTCTAGATGGTTGTAATGTAATAACTCATGAATAAGATACTTAAAATATACTTTGTACGACCTCTGGTGTCTGCATGCTCTGAACCCATCTACACTTTTGACAACTTTTTGACGTTATTACGCTTAATACATCCATAGGGTAGCATAATTCAGAGGGCTGATTCAACTTAGAACCATGAATGAGGCATTAGTAAGCGCGAGAAAGACAAGCGAGGAGAGCAACTGTCAAACGGTGTTGGAGTAGTGTAGCGGCTGTGTGAGAGAAACGAGACGGCAAAGACGATGTGAAGTGAGTTGATGGAGAACACAAAGCTTCTTAGGACACGGTGGCTTCATGTGTTGTTAATACTTTTGGTAAAGTGAAGGCTGTACAACGTGGAGTGCACACAGCGTCACGCAGACagcacacctttttttttaggataCTCAAATCGCACAATTTTttgtgatattgcaattgcgATTAGATCAAACGCCCTACTCagtgtgtattgtgttgttggaaaatgtgaaaaatagcAAGTTCCACAGAATAGTAAGACTGAATTCTATTGAATTTGTGACCATAAGAGAAGCTtaattgtcacacacacaagcttcaGAACGTATTACCGCCCCTGACTGTTTCCTGTTGTGGTATTAGACCAACTACTTGAGTACCTTTGAAACTCTCAGCATGGTAGATGACATTCATTTCTGCTCTCTGGAAAGTTTCAAGGGTGCACACATGGGTGCACAGCAGCTACAAGTTTAGGTGATGAGAGTTCTTGTTGCATCACAGAGAGGTTTAGCAAAGTTTTGCCACAACAAAGCCTGGTATATGGCAGTGTTGAACAGCATTGGCAAATGGAACTATAAAAGGGGAACCAATTGGTAAATATAATGCAGATTGAGCTACAATATACAACTAATCCAGCTACCGTATATAGTTACctaaaaatgatttttaaaatccAATATATAGTAGGATGAGATTCACTCATTAGAtgagtttccatccacttgtcagtcaaattatctgaagtttggtaaaaaaaaaaaactcttgcgaataaagctggtgaaagtgtgttttcatccaacggctttacagcaaataaaaaacctgtgcgtaatgacgtcacatgctgttttgcgaccGAATTGGTATATTGagttgatttgagacattttaaggtgtttccattcatttNNNNNNNNNNCTGaattgcacaacattcaagcaaacatttgtttagtttagtttgttttatttaagaaATCACTGGAAAATAATGAGGTTTAGCTCAAAATCAAGTTGGAGTATTAGAAATAATGCTGGTTTCATTTGGACCTTTTCTTTCACAAGTTTTGTAtcacaaaatgtattgtgttttccaacacatgatcaatattgcacaaattgtagtgcttatgtgccagctgatagtgACATATAAAGCTATAATAGGAAAACAACGACGCTATCAACACAAAAGATAATCATCCTGGTATCCtaaaattatctgaaatgtcaacctcatggtggcgctaaAGGGAATATCAGGTGATCACTAAAGTCTGTAGGATTTATCTGCTGGGTACCATAAATGTTTGTACACACTCTGCTCCTGGGGTCCCGTCTTTcccagctgtatggcagtgtgctcctggggtcccgtcttccccagctgtatggcagtgtgctcctggggtcccgtcttccccagctgtatggcagtgtgctcctggggtcccgtcttccccagctgtatggcagtgtgctcctggggtcccgtcttccccagctgtatggcagtgTGCTCCTGGGGTCCCGTCTTCCCCAGCTGTACGGCAGTGTGCTCCTGGGGTCCCGTCTTCCCTCTACTACTGAGGACGtattagctggatttaggagttccccGAAATTCTCCTTcaaccgccctattacctcctcaacagcttcccatccttactgtacacagcttggatgattccccgCTTCCCTCCCCTGAGGTGGCGAACAATCTTCCAAAACCACCTTGGTGCCGACTGAAAGTCCTTCTCCGTGTCTTCTCCGTacttctcccacacccactGCTTAGCCTCTTTCACGGCAAAAGCTGCAGCCcttcggtaccttgcaactgcctctggagCCCTcagggataacatatcccgaaAAGACTCCTTTAGTTGGACTGCTTCCCTGACTagcggtgtccaccagggtgtttgtgggttaccaCCCCTTAAAGCATCAAATTGTCAAATATAAATTTACCAAAATGAACACATTCAGGAAGATCTAAAGCTGTAATCACTGCTAAAGATGCTTGTACTTTAGTTCTTTAATTTACTCtgaatgcatttaaaaagaaacacataatTAGTTATAATTAACTACTTGTCCCATTCATCTAACAATAACAGTTCTGCTTTGGTTAAGGGTGT of the Etheostoma spectabile isolate EspeVRDwgs_2016 chromosome 2, UIUC_Espe_1.0, whole genome shotgun sequence genome contains:
- the LOC116705922 gene encoding SWI/SNF-related matrix-associated actin-dependent regulator of chromatin subfamily E member 1 isoform X9 — translated: MSKRPSYAPPPPPAPATQMPNTAGFVGYNPYSHLAYNNYRLGGSQSSNSRVTNSSGINIPKPPKPPDKPLMPYMRYSRKVWDQVKASNPDLKLWEIGKIIGGMWRDLTDEEKQDYLNDYEAEKIEYNESMKAYHNSPAYLAYVNAKSRAEAALEEESRQRQSRLDKGEPYMSIQPAEDPDDYDDGFSMKHSAAARFQRNHRLISEILSESVVPDVRSVVTTARMQVLKRQVQSLMVHQLCCMKVEVDMEKISAEIAAAEEAARKRMADRDKDAGDRGKPKVSEELEAHPGSEEGVSEDKESVPEGAMEEGTSDSNTGSETTSAQTEDAPTSEPSEGPSRARAAH